The DNA sequence TTCCGGTCTTCAGGGCTTTCTGGATTGCGTTCGAGAGCGCCTCGGTGTTCTTGTCGAGCACCGGAAGATTCACGTACTTCGTCGACGCGGGCAGTTGGTCCTGGCCGTTCTTGGCGATCTCCGATTTTCCGCGGTAGTCGACGACTGTGGCCACATCAGCGGCCGCGAGGGCCGCGTCGTCCTCGTCGGTGAGTTCGGTCAGCGAGTCCGCCCGGAACACCTTTCCCCACGCCGTGGTGTGTCCGTCCTTCGTCGTGAAGCCCCCCATGTCCCGCACGTTGTGCGCCCCTTGCAGGAAGAACTGGCGTGTCGAGGCGATGTCACCAGTGCCGTCGCCGGTGCTGGCCTCGAAGTACCAGCGGTCGATCGGGTCGAGCCCATCTACCGTCGCCGCCCCGTCGCCGGTAGCGACTTCACGGCCGTTCTCCGACGGGTCGGTCACCGACGTCGAAGCGAACACTGTCGCCTCGCCTGCCCCGTCCCAGGACAGCGTGTAGGCACCGGCATCGCCCCTATCAACGCTCAGGTGCGACACCTGCCCGGAGCTGGAGGCGTCGTCTGTGTCGGTGCTGGAGGATCCGCACGCTGTCAGGGCCAGCATCGACGCCAGGCCCACCGCCGCTACGCTTGTCCACCCTCGGTCACGCATATGGTCGGCCCCTCTCCATCGGTTATGCGCAGAGCATCACCTACATCGCCACTGGTGATCTATCCCACTCTCGGTGGGTGGAAGGCGGCGGCACGGTGTGGATGCCGCCGTACCTACCGGGGGTAGCTGCGATGATGATGCCGCCCACCTTTCCGTGGCGGGATGGTGCTGGCGTAGTCCGAAGTCGTCGATAGATGAGGTGGGCGCTGTGGCGTCGGTGCATGAGGTGATCGAGGCGTTCCGGCAGGCGCCGTCGAACTCGGAGCGCGGCACCCTGTTCGAGCAGCTCATGATTCGCTACCTCCAACTCGACCCCACCTTGTCGCAGCAGTATGACCAGGTGTGGCGGTGGGCCGACTGGCCGGGCCGGGACGGCAAGCCCGACACCGGCATCGACCTCGTGGCCCGCGAACGCGACACCGGCGAATACACCGCGATCCAGTGCAAGTTCTACGAACCCACCCACACCCTCGCCAAGGCCGATATCGACAGCTTCTTCACCGCGTCGGGCAAGAAGCCGTTTACGAACCGGGTCATCATCTCGACCACCGACAAGTGGGGCCCGCACGCCGAGGAAGCCCTCGACGATCAGATGATCCCCGTGCAGCGCATCGGGCTCGCCGAGATCGCCGAGGCGCCCATCGACTGGGACATCGCCTGGCCGGCCGGCAACCTCGAAATCGACCTCGCCCCCGCCGTCAAACACAGCCCCCGCAAGCACCAGCAAGAGGCGATCGGCGCCGTCTTCCGCGGCTTTGATGCGGGCAACGACCGGGGCAAGCTGATCATGGCCTGCGGCACCGGCAAAACCTTCACGGCACTCAAGATCGCCGAACGTACCGCCGCCGAGGCGGGCGGGTCGGCGCGGATCCTGTTCGCCGTCCCCTCGATCTCGCTTCTCTCGCAGACACTGCGCGAGTGGACCGCCCAGACCACTCTCGACATGCGGGCGTTCGCCGTCTGCTCGGACACCAAGGTCTCCCGTGCCGCCGAGGATATTGCCGCCCACGACGTCGCCGTGCCGGTCACCACCGACCCGGCCCGCCTGGCCGCCGAGATGGGCCACCGGAAACGCGCCAAGGGCCTGACGGTGGTGTTCACCACCTACCAGTCCCTGCCCGTCATCGCGGGCGCCCAGCAGGCCGGGGTGGATCCGTTCGACCTGGTCATCTGCGACGAGGCGCACCGCACCACCGGCGTCACCCTCGCCGGCGCGGACGAGTCGCATTTCGTGCGTATCCACGACGACGATTACATCCGCGCCGCTCGGCGGCTGTATATGACGGCGACGCCGCGTATCTACGACGAATCGGTGCGGGCGAAGGCCGATGAGCATGCCGCCGAGATCACCTCCATGGACGACGACGCCGTCTACGGGCCCGAGTTGCACCGCCTGTCGTTCGGTGACGCGGTCGAACGGGGCCTGCTCACCGACTACAAGGTTCTCGTGCTCACCGTCGACGAGGACATGGTCGCCGCCCCCTTGCAGGCGCAGATGTCCGCCGGGTTCGGCGAGCTGCGCCTCGACGACGCCTCCAAGATCGTGGGCTGCTGGAACGGCCTGGCGAAACGGGCCGGCACCGCCCCCGGCGGCGAGGGTTTCGCCCCGGGGGAGCCGCCGATGCGGCGGGCGGTCGCGTTCGCCGAGAACATCAAAGCCTCCAAGCTCCTCGCGAGTGTCTTCCCCGCGGTGGTGGACGGCTACCGCGACATGCTCGAAGCCTCCCGAGATGATGGCAACCCCGTCGACACCACCAATCTGGATTTGGCGTGCGAGGTGCGGCACGTCGACGGCACGTTCAACGCCCTCGAGCGCGGCCGCGAGCTCGCGTGGCTCAAAGCACCGGTGCCGGCGGGGGAGTGCCGGATCTTGTCGAACGCCCGCTGCCTTTCGGAGGGCGTGGATGTGCCGGCCTTGGATGCGGTGTTGTTCCTGCACCCGCGTAACTCGGTGGTCGACGTTGTGCAGTCCGTGGGTCGGGTGATGCGCAAGGCCGAGGGCAAGGACTACGGCTACATCATCTTGCCGGTCGCCGTGCCCGCGGGCGTGGCGCCGGAGAAGGCCCTGGCCGATAACCAGCGGTTCAAGGTGGTCTGGCAGGTGCTCAACGCGCTGCGTGCCCACGACGACCGGTTCAACGCGATCGTCAACTCCATCGCCCTCAACACCACCACCGATGCCGGCGCGGATACAGGGCGGGGGACGGAGGCGATCCTCGGCGGGCACATCGGCCCCACCGCCAATGTGAATCCGGCGTCGACCGGCGGGGAGACCGAATCCGTCGAGCCCGGCGAGGGTGTGGACCCGTACGCCACCGATCCGGCCGCCGCGGACCGGGAGCTCGCGAAGCAGATGGCCCTGTTTTCACTGTCGCAGTGGCAGGAGGCGATCTACGCGAGGATCGTCACCAAGGTCGGCACCCGCACCTACTGGGAGGACTGGGCCGGCGATGTCGCCGACATCGCCAATGCGCTGATCAGCCGTATCCGGGCGGTCGTCGCCGACGCCGATCAGACGATCGCCGACGGGTTCGACCGGTTCGTCACGGGCCTGCGGGACAACCTCAACGATTCGATCAGCGACGACGATGCGGTCTCGATGCTTGCGCAGCATCTGATCACCAAGCCGGTGTTCGACGCACTGTTCGCCGGGCACGAGTTCGCCGACCACAACCCCGTCTCGATCACCATGCAGGCCATGGTCGACCTGCTCGGCGCCGCCGGGCTGGAAGCCGAGACCGCCCGCCTCGAGGGGTTCTACGCATCCGTGCGCACCCGAGCGAGCGAGGTGACTACGGCAGAGGGCAAGCAGGCCGTGATCGCCGAGCTGTACGAGAAGTTCTTCAAACTCGGCTTCGCCAAACAAGCTGACGCGCTGGGCATCGTGTACACGCCGGTGCAGATCGTGGACTTCATCCTGCGGGCCGCGGACCAGGCATCCCGTGACGCGTTCGGCCGGGGCATCACCGACGCCGGTGTGCATGTGCTCGACCCGTTCACCGGCACCGGCACGTTCCTGACCCGCCTGCTGCAATCCGGGCTAATCAACCCGAAGGATCTGGCCCGCAAGTACGCCTCAGAGTTGCATGCGAACGAGATCATGCTGCTCGCCTACTACATCGCCGCGGTGAACATCGAGACCACCTTCCACGCCCTCCCCGACGCAGATGCCGGTGGGTATCGGCCGTTCGAGGGGATCGTGCTGGCCGATACGTTCCAGATCACCGAGGACGGCGACAGCCTCGACGATGTGATGTTCCCGCAGAACAACGAACGCATCGTCCGTCAGTTGGGGGTGCCGATCAACATCATCGTCGGCAACCCACCGTGGTCCAATGGCCAGGACAGCGCGAACGATCTCAACGCGAACATCGCCTACCCCACCCTCGATGCGCGGATCGCCGATACCTACGTCAATCGGTCGACGGCGACGAACAAGAACAGCCTGTACGACTCGTATCTGCGGGCGTTCCGGTGGGCGACCGACCGGATCGGCGACGCGGGCGTCGTCGCCTTCGTCAGCAATGGTGGCTGGGTCGACGGCAACACTGCTGACGGCATCCGCCTGTCCCTCGCCGACGAATACGCGCGGATCTACGTCTACAATCTTCGCGGCAACCAGCGCACCGCCGGCGAGCTCTCCCGCAAAGAGGGCGGCAAGGTATTCGGCGCAGGCAGCCGCAACACCGTCGCCATCTTCATCGGCGTCAAGAACCCCGTGCACACCGGGTCGTGTGAGGTGTTCTACCACGACATCGGCGACTACCTGTCCCGCGACGACAAGCTCGACCGCGTCGACAAAGCCACCCTGACCGGCCTGGACTGGGCCACCGTCACCCCCAACCAGCATGGCGACTGGCTCGGCCAACGTGACGACACCTTCGCCACGTGGCCGGCCATCGGTGACAAGAAGGCTAAACCAGGGCAAGTGGTCGTGTTCTCCACCTTCTCCGCCGGGTTGCAGACCAACCGTGATGCTTGGGTATACGACTACTCACTGTCGAAGCTGCAGCACAACATCGAGACGCTGACCAGCAACTACAACAAGCAGATCCCCCGGTTCGGGGAGTATCGGGCTGCACACTCACTCGCACGGGCTAAAGAATCTGACGTCACTGCCTATCTGACCAAGAATCCAGACGGAGCGGACGCAACAAAGATCAAATGGTCTCGCAGCCTGCGCCAGCACCTCGCACGTAGAACGTCTCTCAGCTTCATCAACGAACACGTCACGACCAGTCTCTACCGTCCGTTCCAGAAGCAGCACGCGTACTTCGACCGACACCTCAACCATGAACGCGGTGCGCTTCCGTCGATGTTCCCGACCCCCCACCACACCAACACCGGCTTCTACGTCGTCGGCGCAGGTTCCGATAAGCCGTTCTCCGTGCTGATGACCGATGTTCTCCCGGACCTCGCGCTGTGGGGTTCCAGCAGCGGTCAGTTCTTCCCGCGTTGGACCTACGAGAAGGCCGCCGCCGTGGACGGCCACCTGGACCTCGCCGCTGGAGACGGTGTGGTGGACGCGTGGGGGTATCGGCGGGTCGACAACATCACCGACGCCATCCAGACCCTCTACGTCGAGGCGCTGGGTGGCCCGGTGTCGAAGGACGAGATCTTCGACTATGTCTACGGGCTCCTGCACGACCCCGCCTACCGGCAGGCCTACGCGGTGGACCTGCGCAAGATGCTCCCGCATATCCCCACCCCCGAGACACGGTCACGGTTCGACCGGCTGGCGAATGCGGGCCGGCGGCTCGCCGAGCTGCACATCGGCTACGAGCACGTCGAACCGTATCCGGTCGACGTCAAGCTCAAGGCGGGTGCCGATCCGGCCGACCGGGAGACGTGGCGCGTGACGAAGATGAAGTGGGCCAAGACCACCGACCCCGCCACGGGCAAGAAGGTCGACGACCACACGGCGATCGTCTACAACCCGAAGGCCACCATCGCGGGGATCCCGGAAGACGCGGAGCGCTACCTGCTCGGCTCCCGGTCCGCATTGGGCTGGATCCTGGATCGCTACCAGGTCAAGACGGACAAAGCCTCCGGGATCGTCAACGACCCCAACGCCTGGTGCGATGAGCACGAGGATCCCCGCTACATCGTCGAACTCATCGCCAAGGTGACGACGGTGGCGGTGGAGACGACGCGCATCGTCGAGACCCTCGCTCAGGAGCGGTGAGCAGCAGCGACGGCTGATGATACAGGTAGGTGCGGATGATAGGGAGATTGTTGATCGAGCATCACGGCTCCCATGTAGACGCTTCAGCGGAGGAACGTCAGTGTTTATACCCCAGATCGTGGAATGGGTATCAGCCATGGCCAGCGCAGCAGGTGATCATGGCCCAGCACGTCATCTTCACTAAACATCGAGGCCAGACAGACAGGTGAAAGAATTTCAGTTGACCCAAGCTTTGTCGAACAGCACGATCGTGTCGAGACTGGGCTTGATACCGTGAACCTGCTTGTTCCACGCGATTAACGTCGCTACCGACCCCCAAGCCAGGAACGGTACCTTCTCGTTGACTGCGGTCTGGAGATCAGCGAGTGCGGCACGAGTGGCGTCGTCGGTAGGCGCCGTTTTTATTCTCTCCAACAGAGCATCTACCTGCGGGTCCTTGAATCCGAGGGCGTTGGAGGGTGAGGAGCTGGAAAGGTTGCCGAATAGGCGACTGTATGTCGCCTGATCAGCCAGACTGGGACCACCTCTGCTGAGGTCGTAGTCCCTGTCAATGAACTGGCGGCGTGTAAGGTCTGCGGTGTTACTTACGTAGTCAACTTCGACTTCAAATCCGACGGACTGTAGCTGCGCCTGGACAGATAATGCCTGAGCACGCGCTTCTGGGTCATCTGTAGTGACGTACAGTAGTTTCCCGTCATAGCCGTCGGCCTTTGCTGCGTTAAGCAACTCCGTTGCCTTCGTAGTATTGACCGAGATCGGTTCGACTTCGTTATGCCATCTTGACCACGGCATAAAAATCGCAGTCCCCGGAAGGCCAGTACCATTGCTGACCCGTTGATCGATTTGTACGGGATCGATGGCATAGGCCATCGCTTTGCGTACTCGAACGTCCGCACCGGGGTGGCCCTCGCTGCTGTTGATCAGGCCGGCGCGGCCGATGCTGTGAACATCTTGGAACCCTGTGATGCCATTGGTGATAGCCTCGTTGACTACCTCAGGGGCTCGAAAGTACGCCATGTTGATATCGCCGGATCTCAGAGACTCGAGCTTCGCGCGGTCGCCCTGGACTGCGACGAAGCGCAGTTCAGACAGGTTAGGGGCCCCGCCCCAGTAGTTTTTCCGGGGCTTCAGTGACAGCGTATCCGAAGGTGCGAAGTGATCGACGACGAACGGTCCTGCGCCGATGGGGGTGAACGTATTTCCGTCCACCGAGCTTGGTGCGACAATGATTCCGGGGCCCGTCGCCAGCATGGACCAAAACTTCGCCCACGGCTCCGAGAGCGTGAAAACAACGGTCTTGTCGTCTGGTGTGGCGATGTCGGCGACGCTCGAGCTGAACAGCTGTGAGTTAAGTCCGGACTCGGACACATAGCGGTCCATGCTCCAGACCACGGCGGCAGAGTTCAGCGGTGTCCCGTCACTGAAGGTGACATTGTCCCGCAACTCCACCGTCCAGGTCTTCAGATCGTCACTAACGGTGACGTCCTTGGCAAGTTGCGGAACGTAAGAGTCTGCGTCGTAGTCCCAGCGGACTAACACGTCATAGATCGCGATAAGCTCGGACGCGCCACTGGAACCTGTGGGGTAGGTGACGGTAGGGTCAAGGCTTGTCACAGGTGCGAGGGTAGAGAAGCGAATCGTTCCACCCTGTGCCGGGGACCCGGGGTCGGGCTGATCTCCCACGAAGCCGATCTTAGTGCTTACGCCGGTATCGTCGGCTACATGATTTCTGTCTTCATCGCCGCCGCTGACACAAGAGGTCAAAAGTCCGCATGTCAGTAACGCGGCTGCGGCAACGCTTAGTCCGTTCTTCAGTGAAATCAACATTACTCCTTGTTTGAATTTGTATAGGATCCTGTGGATGTAAGAAAGCAGTATTGGTATATAGGTCACAACAGGGGTGACATTAGTCAGGATTCTGACGACGAATGCCAGGTTAAGGCGCCATGTATTGCCCTCCATTGATGTCTAGTGTCGCCCCCGTGACCATTCGGGCTAGGTCGGACACAAAGAACAACACGGATTTAGCGCATTCATCGTCCGGTGGTATCAATCCTAACGGAATGTTGCGAATGAAATCGTCTATAATGTCCTGCTCTGTACGCCCCTCGTCCTTCGCGCGCGTTCGCACAAGACGCTGGATTGAGGCACCCCAAAGGACCCCCATTCGGGTATGGTTAACTCGAATGTTGTATTGAGCAAACTCAGCGGCCATATGCCGTGTGAGCCCTCCAAGTGCCGCCTTCGCGACGGCATAATTAGCCTCGCCACTGCCCGGCCAAACAGTAGAGATGGTGCCGACGTTGACGATGGCGCCATCCTGCTGAGCCTTCATCGTCGGCAGAACGGCAAGGGACATGCGTAGCGCGCCGAAACAAGTTACGTCCATCACTGGGGGCCACGAGGCAAGATCAGCCTGCTCGATCTGGCGGGAACGAGTGCGAGAGCGAGCACTATTCACGAGGCCGTCTATCCGCCCGAATGCCTCCACGGTGGCTGCGGCGAGACGCCGACACTGGTAATCGTCTGAAACATCAGTGGGAACCGCGATCGCGTCGTGCCCAGCAATATGGAGTTCCTCTACCAGCTCGCTAATGAAACCTTCCGATCGCGCTGAAACCGCCACCGATGCACCTTGCTCAGCAGCGATTCGGCAGAGCTTGGACCCCATGCCAGGGCCCACGCCGGTAACTATTAAAACTTTATCTTGGAGAAACATCAGGAAAACACCTCCTCTGTGAGAAACGTCCGGGTAGCGCCAGCCAGGTGCGCAACCCGCATATCCATTTCACCACGTTCAGCAGTGAAGACCTCGAGGCCTAGTACCAATTCAGCGTCTACTGCCCACAGCTCCCGTACTAGCTCAGCAACAGGAGCGTCTCCTTGGCCGGGTGCAAGCCGGCCCGTCATCGGCACGTATTCGTCTGTGGCCGATGGCGTTCTGCGGCCGCTAATCTGTACCTCGAAAACTTGGCCTGTTTCCAGCGCGGAGAGTTCGGAGCTAGTGCCACCAACGCGGATGTGGTGCCAAGTATCAAACATAACCCCCACTGCTGACGAGTCTGCTTCTTCCATCAAACGGAGGACTGTTTCCAGGTCAGGGATCCCGGTTCCGGGTATGAATTCCAGGCTACATCGAACTCCCGCGTGTTCCACACGACTTGCAATCTCGCTGACCGCTTCGGACATCTGATCAAAGCCTACTGTGGGATCCCCACGATAATGAGCCACGTTCAAGGTTCGAGCACCGAGCTGCACCGCAGCTTCGAGGCAGGCGTCTAGTTCGGCGACGTCGTTTCCGAACTCCTCAGAGTGGGGGGAACCGGGCAAATATCCCAGGAGAGCATCGATGACACCGACTGTCACTCCGGTCGCTGCCAGTCGCTCGAGCCAGTCTTCCGCTTCCCGGGCATGAATGTAGTGTCCCGGCCTGACTGAGATCTCTGGGAAGCCATGTCTCGATGCCAGTGCTGCAAGCTCAACTAGCCCGGCCTCTGGTACGGAGCCCCAGCACAGGGACGTTCTATCCAGTCGTTTCGGCAGCTGCGGCATCGCGATACTCTCCAACTAGGCGAGATAACGTAATGGTCAGGATTAGTCAGCGAACGACGTTGCAGTAGTAGCGATTCCATCCACTGGGACACTTATTGAAGCCGAATGGAAGCGCCGGTTTGCCGCGCCGGCGGCAGATCGTGTCGGCGACAAGGTGCGTAGGCCGCGAAGCGGGTCCTGTGGTGGTCGGGGAATGAGTCAAGAACCGTCATCCGTGCACCACAGGACCCGCCAACATGTTCTGGTCCCTATCGACTCGCCCGTCCCCGATCTATGTACTCGCATCCTCGGAAGAGCCAAAAACCTCAGTACTTTACGGAACTCAGAAAGTTCAATATAGACTCGTTCACCTCAGCTGGCTTCTCCATCTGGACGAAATGACCCGCGTCCTCGATCAGTCGAATGTCTCTCAGATCCGTGACCAGTTTTGGCATTGACTCCAGGGACCCGCTGAACATCTTGACCACCGGTTCCAGGGTTCCGGCGATGAACGTAGCGGGCACATCAATCGTTGCACCCGCAAGATGTTCATTTTGCCGCCACACAAGATCCATTGCCCTGTACCAATTTAGTCCGCCGGTGAAACCGGTGCGGCTGTACTCGCGCACGAAAACAGAGAAATCATCACTAGTCATCCACCCCCATGGAAGCTCTGGCGCCTCCGGAAGTACATCCAAGTATCCGTTTCCTTCTGCTGGGTAGTCGTAGCAAGTAAACCAACGATCAGCATCAGACAAGGCCCAGTATATACGTGCGAGAAAATCAGCTGGTGCCGCATTGAGCTCGCGGTCCGCCGGGCCATAGTGCTGAAAGTAGTCCATATGGTAGAAATGGTCCTTGCTTACTTCCGCATAGGTTTCGCTGGGCGGTTTCGTTACGCGTTCTATCATCGGCACGCTGAGAACTACCACCCCCGCGACACGCTCCGGTGCCCACTGTGGCAAGTCCCAGACGAGGTTTGCCCCAAAGTCGTGTCCGACGAAGACCGCTCGCTCGATCTCGAGTACGTCGAGGAGGCCAGTCATATCTGCGACAGTGGTCTTACGATCATAGTCGGCGGGGTCGGGCGGCGCATCGGTTCCGCCAATTCCTCGCATGTCTGGCGCAATGGCTCGGTAGCCAGCGGCAGCAAGTGCCGCGACCTGGTGTCGCCAGCAATAAGCGAGGCCTGGAAATCCGTGACACAGTACGACAGCAGGTCCTTCCCCTTGATCGGCTATGGCCATGTCAATCCCGTTGGCGTGAACCGTTTTCATCTGCATGACGTGATGCTCCATTTCTGCGAGTTGTAACATGAGTTGATGGTCGAGAGTCCCTGGCGTTTCCTGTATAGTATGTGGAAGTCTATCCGTTTCTGATGGTTTGACTAAAGCGGAGCTACGGAAGTGAAATAGCTAGAGGCAGGTTGAGTATCTATTGCACCGCTGCTTCGAGGCAGGCGTCTAGTTCGGCGACGTCGTTTCCGAACTCCTCAGAGTGGGGGGAACCGGGCAAATATCCCAGGAGAGCATCGATGACACCGACTGTCACTCCGGTCGCTGCCAGTCGCTCGAGCCAGTCTTCCGCTTCCCGGTCATGAATGTAGTGTCCCGGCCTGACTGAGATCTCTGGGAAGCCATGTCTCGATGCCAGTGCTGCAAGCTCAACTAGCCCCTCCTCTGGTACGGAGCCCCAGCACAGGGACGTTCTATCCAGTCGTTTCGGCAGCTGCGGCATCGCGATACTCTCCAACTAGGCGAGATAACGTCATGGTCAGGATTAGTCAGCGAACGACGTTGCAGTAGTAGCGATTCCATCCACTGGGACACTTATTGAAGCCGAATCGAAGCGTGGTAGCTGCCGAGGGTCTCGGTTAGTGCTACAGGAGTGCCTGGTCTTCCTGTGTGACGACGTCGTCGCCGTCGAAGCCCGGCATGCCCACGGCGATCACGTCGGCATCCATGGTGCCGTAGCAACGCGCGGGTTCTGGCCCCGTCGCCGAGTTCTCGGCGGGCGCCTACCAGAACCGCTGATACTCCGCGGTGAACACGTCGCGTGCGCGTGTAGTGGCCAGGTTGTTTGACCCGCGAACTGCGCCCGCCTTGAGCTTGAGGACTTTCAGGTAGCGAGTCAGTTGGAGGTATTCGCTGCTCTTGTGCAGTGAGTGAGTGTGCTGGACGATGATCTGACCGGCGGCGATGCCGGCGTCCGGGCCATGGGCCTCGGTCGTGTCGGTGCCGGCCGGTGTACGGCGCTGGCACCAGGTGATAGAGCTGGCGTACGCAGACGCGCGCTTTCGCGTCGACCCGGCACGAGAGCCGCGTGTCCGCGGCGGAGCACAGGGGCAAGGTGCCGGCGGCGGAAGCGGCTGGCACGGTTAGCAGACCTTGCCAGGAGTGATCCCGTGGAATCTCTGGTGGCTATGCCTGACTACTGCGCTGCGGACAGATGATCGGTGATGAGTCCGATCAAGTTATACGTATCGAAAAGTCGGTCACCGCGTATATCTCATCGGAAACGATCGCTCCAAGTCGGCAAGTTGGCCGGCCCAGCGAGAGTCAGCAGGATGACTCGAAAATCTAAAGGTTCACGAGACACCAACCCGAGGGGCGGCCGCCGCGGACGATGTCGTTTTCAGAAGTCGGCTGCACGGATGTCAGAAGTGCTCTGCACACGCCCTGTCGTCGCCGCCTCCTCGTCGAGAATCGCCAGGGTGCGTTCGAGTATCTCGTCGGCCCGTGTGCCGATGTCGTCGATGAGCGCGTCGAGTGCGGCCAGGCGGGTGTGATCACGGCGCCGTGCGGCGATGCCGCGGTCGTAATACGCGCCGAGCCGTACCGGCTCGGCGATAGCGGTCTCGGTGGCCGGGCGCGGCCTGTCCTGGGCCGGCTCGCGCGGGGGTGGTGCGTGGCCGGGCGCGGTGCCGGTCAGGTGGGCGCGGACGATCATCCCGATCGAGGCGGCCATAAGAGGTTGCGGGGCGAGCGGCAGGTAGCCCCACCTGTCGATGCGGGTGAACACCGGTGCGACCGAGTAGCGCAGGTTCGCGGCCACGTCGGGCAGTGCGGCGCGGTCAAGCCGGTCGGCCAGGGCGCGGGTGCTCGGGTGGGTGTCGACGAACTCGAGCACCGCGGCCCACCGGTGTACGGCTGCCGCACCGTCGTCCGGCAACGTCACGGACAGTCCTGCAGTGGTCACGGCCGAATCGCCGCAGGTGAGCGCGGTCAGGTCGCGGCGGCGTAACCCGGCGATGGCGGTGAACGTCATGCCGGCGGCGGCCAGGGTCAGGAGCGCCGCGTCGCGGCGGCCGAACAGCCCGCGGGGCCAGCCCGATGCCGGCAGCGCCGCCACGACGGCGTCGACTCTATCCCGCATGCGGGCCAGGCGCGCGGCCCGGCGAGCGTCCAGGGTTTCGCGAATGGGTTCGGACCTGCCCGAGGCGGGCAGGCCACAGAGCGTGTGGGCGTGGTTGATCGCTGACATGCGGCGGCGCTGGGTCGCCGGGGTTGCCGGGTGCTCGGCGATGAACTCGGCAAGCGTCGCGGGTGCGGCTGGCAGGGCGGGTGTGTCGGTCGCGGCGCACCAGTCGGTGAACAGGGCCCAGTCGTGCCGGTAGCGGCCGGGCATGCGCAACGAGCTTGATGCCTGGTCGCCGCCGGCTTCGACGGCCTCGCCGGCGGTGGTCATAGTCCGAGGGTGGTCACGGCGTTGCCGATCAGCGGGGCGTGTTCGCGGGCATAGACCTCGAGCATGGCGGGGCTGGCGTGGCCGGTTTGCCGCATGATCGCGTGCGCATCCGCCCCGGCCCGGAAGGCTTGGGTGACGAACCCCGCCCGCAGCGAATGCCCGCCGAGGCGAGCGACGAACCCGTCGTCATAACCGGCGGCCGCGGCGCGCCGCCGGATCATCTTGTGCACCGCCGCCCCCGACAACGCCGTGGTACTGATATGCCCGGCGCCGCGGATCGGGCGGAACACCGGGGCGCCCGGGTCCGGGATACTCGGCCAGCGGCCGTGGCACACGTGCGTATCAGGCTCGTCGGGGCTGCGCAGGAGCCGGATGATGGCGGGCCGCCCGCCGGTATCCGAAGTAGCGATGACGTGCAGCCACCGCACATACGCGCACGGGCCGCACGAGCCCGGCTCGGCCCCGTAGGGC is a window from the Tomitella gaofuii genome containing:
- a CDS encoding SDR family oxidoreductase — its product is MFLQDKVLIVTGVGPGMGSKLCRIAAEQGASVAVSARSEGFISELVEELHIAGHDAIAVPTDVSDDYQCRRLAAATVEAFGRIDGLVNSARSRTRSRQIEQADLASWPPVMDVTCFGALRMSLAVLPTMKAQQDGAIVNVGTISTVWPGSGEANYAVAKAALGGLTRHMAAEFAQYNIRVNHTRMGVLWGASIQRLVRTRAKDEGRTEQDIIDDFIRNIPLGLIPPDDECAKSVLFFVSDLARMVTGATLDINGGQYMAP
- a CDS encoding alpha/beta fold hydrolase; translated protein: MLQLAEMEHHVMQMKTVHANGIDMAIADQGEGPAVVLCHGFPGLAYCWRHQVAALAAAGYRAIAPDMRGIGGTDAPPDPADYDRKTTVADMTGLLDVLEIERAVFVGHDFGANLVWDLPQWAPERVAGVVVLSVPMIERVTKPPSETYAEVSKDHFYHMDYFQHYGPADRELNAAPADFLARIYWALSDADRWFTCYDYPAEGNGYLDVLPEAPELPWGWMTSDDFSVFVREYSRTGFTGGLNWYRAMDLVWRQNEHLAGATIDVPATFIAGTLEPVVKMFSGSLESMPKLVTDLRDIRLIEDAGHFVQMEKPAEVNESILNFLSSVKY
- a CDS encoding sugar phosphate isomerase/epimerase family protein, with the translated sequence MESIAMPQLPKRLDRTSLCWGSVPEAGLVELAALASRHGFPEISVRPGHYIHAREAEDWLERLAATGVTVGVIDALLGYLPGSPHSEEFGNDVAELDACLEAAVQLGARTLNVAHYRGDPTVGFDQMSEAVSEIASRVEHAGVRCSLEFIPGTGIPDLETVLRLMEEADSSAVGVMFDTWHHIRVGGTSSELSALETGQVFEVQISGRRTPSATDEYVPMTGRLAPGQGDAPVAELVRELWAVDAELVLGLEVFTAERGEMDMRVAHLAGATRTFLTEEVFS
- a CDS encoding ABC transporter substrate-binding protein — encoded protein: MLISLKNGLSVAAAALLTCGLLTSCVSGGDEDRNHVADDTGVSTKIGFVGDQPDPGSPAQGGTIRFSTLAPVTSLDPTVTYPTGSSGASELIAIYDVLVRWDYDADSYVPQLAKDVTVSDDLKTWTVELRDNVTFSDGTPLNSAAVVWSMDRYVSESGLNSQLFSSSVADIATPDDKTVVFTLSEPWAKFWSMLATGPGIIVAPSSVDGNTFTPIGAGPFVVDHFAPSDTLSLKPRKNYWGGAPNLSELRFVAVQGDRAKLESLRSGDINMAYFRAPEVVNEAITNGITGFQDVHSIGRAGLINSSEGHPGADVRVRKAMAYAIDPVQIDQRVSNGTGLPGTAIFMPWSRWHNEVEPISVNTTKATELLNAAKADGYDGKLLYVTTDDPEARAQALSVQAQLQSVGFEVEVDYVSNTADLTRRQFIDRDYDLSRGGPSLADQATYSRLFGNLSSSSPSNALGFKDPQVDALLERIKTAPTDDATRAALADLQTAVNEKVPFLAWGSVATLIAWNKQVHGIKPSLDTIVLFDKAWVN